A region of the Candidatus Paceibacterota bacterium genome:
TGCTGGCTGGCGTCTGCGGCACGGACCCATTCCTGCTCCGCGACAGTTTCCTCGAAGAACTCGCCGAATTGGGCTTTGCGGGCATCCAGAATTTCCCGACGGTCGGGCTGGTGGACGGCACGTTCCGGATGAACCTGGAAGAGACCGGCATGAGTTACCAGATGGAAGTGGACTGCATCGCCGCCGCCCACGACCTGGACCTGCTGACCAGCCCTTATGTCTTCAATACGGACGAAGCCGAGCGAATGACCCGGGCCGGCGCCGACCTGGTGGTCGCGCACATGGGCCTGACCAGCAGCGGGATGATTGGCGCCCGAACCACCAAATCGCTCCAGGATTGCGTGCGCGACGTGCAAACCATCGTGGACACGTGCAAGGGGATTCGGCCAGGCGTGATGGTTCTGTGCCATGGCGGCCCCATTGCCGCGCCCAGTGATGCGGAATACCTGTTTGGCTCGTGCCGCGGGCTGGATGGGTTCTACGGGGCCAGCTCAATGGAGCGCCTGCCGACGGAGACCGCCATTACCCAGGAAATCAGGAAGTTCGGCGCGCTCAAATTGCGAGCCGGGGGAGGTCCCCGTGCCGATGCCCGCGGTTCAAACAAAGACCGCAAATCCCGCCCCCGCAGCTCATGAACAGGCTTCTGGCTAATCTCCGGCGCGCGCAACTTGCGGGCGCGTTTCTCGGCTGCTGCTGGCTGCCTTGCGTCTCGCCCGGTGCGGAACCGTGGGCCGACGACCGATTGACCGTCCGCGACGGCCTGGAATTCTGGTGCGATAGCTCGCGACAGAAAGCCGGCAGGGCGGCTCTGGGCCTGCCCCCGCCTGCCGCGGGCGGGGGCGTGGATTGTCTGCTCGACGGCTCCGGCCACAACCGCCACCTGGCGCAGCCGCTCGTCAACGCCCGGCCCCGGCTGGTCCAGGACGCCGACGCCGCCTCTCTGGCCTTCGA
Encoded here:
- a CDS encoding phosphoenolpyruvate hydrolase family protein — its product is MNKRNSRSNILQRLRQKVAQGLPIIGAGAGTGLSAKCEEQGGVDLIVIYNSGRFRMAGRGSLAGLMPYGNANQIVKEMAGEVLTAVKHTPVLAGVCGTDPFLLRDSFLEELAELGFAGIQNFPTVGLVDGTFRMNLEETGMSYQMEVDCIAAAHDLDLLTSPYVFNTDEAERMTRAGADLVVAHMGLTSSGMIGARTTKSLQDCVRDVQTIVDTCKGIRPGVMVLCHGGPIAAPSDAEYLFGSCRGLDGFYGASSMERLPTETAITQEIRKFGALKLRAGGGPRADARGSNKDRKSRPRSS